One region of Armigeres subalbatus isolate Guangzhou_Male chromosome 3, GZ_Asu_2, whole genome shotgun sequence genomic DNA includes:
- the LOC134224045 gene encoding uncharacterized protein LOC134224045, producing MAAFGRVASLENNIFRTAILESMECREKALFDNYAFQASVYMDPRFSFYGSMIFSSSQKDRIVEYLLAVYTKISKNSQSAVEQSTSSPTKETLPSTSQGKFSLNSYLSSRLGEGSVTVPKTNTLEMRLRNLQYQPRVDADIQDFSIVQYWAQKRFEDPEIWKLAKVVFGAAATQCTVERDFSQFNIVLTKPRNRIKDVNLENILKIRANKSMIQKALPVALEN from the exons ATGGCTGCATTCGGTCGCGTAGCATCTCTGGAAAACAACATATTCCGAACGGCAATCTTGGAATCTATGGAATGTCGCGAAAAAGCCCTGTTCGATAATTACGCTTTCCAGGCATCGGTTTATATGGACCCTAGATTTTCATTCTACGGATCAATGATTTTTTCGTCGTCACAGAAAGATCGCATTGTC gaGTATTTATTGGCAGTGTACACCAAGATAAGCAAAAACTCACAATCAGCTGTTGAACAGTCTACCTCATCTCCAACCAAAGAAACATTGCCATCTACATCGCAGGGAAAGTTCAGTCTAAACAGTTATCTGTCGTCAAGACTCGGCGAAGGTTCTGTCACAGTTCCGAAAACAAATACTTTGGAAATGAGGCTACGAAATCTGCAATACCAGCCCCGAGTAGATGCTGATATTCAAGATTTTAGCATCGTGCAATACTGGGCACAGAAACGTTTTGAAGATCCAGAAATATGGAAACTCGCCAAGGTCGTATTCGGCGCTGCTGCGACACAATGCACCGTTGAGCGCGATTTTAGTCAATTTAACATTGTATTAACAAAACCAAGAAATCGAATCAAGGATGTAAATCTCGAAAATATTCTCAAGATCAGGGCTAACAAGAGCATGATTCAGAAAGCTCTTCCAGTAGCGTTGGAAAACTGA